The proteins below are encoded in one region of Streptomyces ficellus:
- a CDS encoding polysaccharide deacetylase family protein: protein MPLGTMPLGTTSRTRRKASASVSALLLASLVLGLGGCSAGRVAPADARSDAKGEAGPADCRKLRCIALTFDAGPGKDTPRLLDVLKEEKVPATFFLLGRKHVDRYPDVVRRIAAEGHEVANHTWTHRVLTGLEPGEIREELSRTQDEIARLTGRKPTLMRPPQGRTDDTVAEISRELGLAQVLWSVTAKDYSTTDSALIRQRTLDGAERDGIILLHDIYDGTVPAVPGIIDELKKRGYTFVTVPQLLAPAKAEPGTVYRP from the coding sequence ATGCCCCTCGGCACGATGCCCCTCGGCACCACGTCCCGGACGCGCCGCAAGGCCTCCGCCTCCGTCTCCGCCCTGCTCCTGGCCTCGCTCGTCCTCGGCCTCGGCGGGTGCTCCGCCGGACGGGTGGCGCCGGCCGATGCCAGATCCGACGCCAAGGGGGAGGCGGGCCCCGCCGACTGCCGGAAGCTCAGGTGCATAGCGCTGACCTTCGACGCCGGCCCGGGCAAGGACACGCCCCGGCTGCTCGACGTCCTCAAGGAGGAGAAGGTCCCGGCCACCTTCTTCCTGCTCGGCAGGAAGCACGTCGACCGCTACCCCGACGTCGTACGCCGCATCGCCGCCGAGGGCCACGAGGTGGCCAACCACACCTGGACGCACCGCGTCCTGACCGGCCTGGAACCCGGCGAGATACGCGAGGAGCTGTCCCGTACGCAGGACGAGATAGCCCGGCTCACCGGCCGCAAGCCCACCCTGATGCGCCCGCCCCAGGGCCGGACCGACGACACGGTCGCCGAGATCAGCCGCGAGCTGGGACTCGCCCAGGTGCTCTGGAGCGTCACCGCCAAGGACTACTCCACCACCGACTCCGCGCTCATCCGGCAGAGGACGCTCGACGGCGCCGAGCGCGACGGCATCATCCTGCTGCACGACATCTACGACGGAACCGTCCCCGCCGTGCCCGGCATCATCGACGAGCTGAAGAAGCGGGGGTACACCTTCGTCACCGTCCCGCAGCTGCTCGCCCCCGCCAAGGCCGAACCCGGCACGGTGTACCGGCCCTGA
- a CDS encoding HAD family hydrolase — protein MTRAAVFDVDGTLADTNHLHVTTWWEAFRQAGHDVPMHAIHRAVGLSSHDLIAHLLGEDRDTEQDDAISAAHKTLYGTYFDRLPAFRDAGRLLKTLAGNGWTVVLATSAGGAELSALRRAIDADDAITATASADDVEEGKPAPEPVRQALELAGATADGSVFVGDTVWDMKAGTRAGVTCVGLLCGGIPRAALTEAGAAVSYDDPADLLAHLDGSPLG, from the coding sequence ATGACACGCGCGGCGGTCTTCGACGTCGACGGCACCCTGGCCGACACCAACCACCTCCATGTGACCACCTGGTGGGAGGCGTTCCGGCAGGCTGGGCACGACGTGCCCATGCACGCCATTCACCGGGCCGTCGGTCTGAGCTCGCACGACCTGATCGCGCACCTGCTCGGCGAGGACCGCGACACGGAACAGGACGACGCGATCAGCGCCGCCCACAAGACCCTCTACGGGACCTACTTCGACCGGCTGCCCGCCTTCCGGGACGCCGGCCGCCTGCTGAAGACCCTCGCGGGCAACGGCTGGACGGTCGTCCTGGCGACCTCCGCCGGCGGCGCCGAGCTGTCCGCGCTGCGCCGCGCCATCGACGCGGACGACGCCATCACGGCCACCGCAAGCGCGGACGACGTCGAGGAGGGCAAGCCCGCGCCCGAACCGGTCCGGCAGGCGCTGGAGCTGGCCGGGGCGACGGCGGACGGTTCCGTGTTCGTCGGGGACACGGTCTGGGACATGAAGGCGGGCACCCGGGCGGGCGTCACCTGTGTGGGCCTGCTGTGCGGGGGCATTCCGCGCGCGGCCCTGACGGAGGCGGGGGCCGCCGTGTCCTACGACGACCCCGCCGACCTGCTGGCGCACCTGGACGGCAGCCCGCTGGGCTGA
- a CDS encoding plasmid stabilization protein encodes MPAGSSPKRERQYEHIKDSSKKRGASEKRAEEIAARTVNKERARSGESKTASRTSTQDMSSSKRGGQRSGTNRSKGPTYDQLYEEAKRKGVQGRSSMNKAELQRELKK; translated from the coding sequence ATGCCGGCAGGATCCAGCCCGAAGCGTGAACGGCAGTACGAGCACATCAAGGACAGTTCGAAGAAGCGCGGCGCGAGCGAGAAGCGGGCGGAGGAGATCGCCGCCCGGACGGTCAACAAGGAGCGGGCACGCTCGGGCGAGTCGAAGACCGCCAGCAGGACTTCCACGCAGGACATGTCGTCCTCGAAGCGCGGCGGGCAGCGGTCCGGCACCAACCGTTCCAAGGGCCCCACGTACGACCAGCTCTACGAAGAGGCCAAGCGCAAGGGCGTCCAGGGCCGGTCGTCGATGAACAAGGCGGAACTCCAGCGCGAGCTCAAGAAGTGA
- a CDS encoding cysteine hydrolase family protein has product MGTSHGPGRPGRGGGPGGTALVVIDMINTYEHKDAEALLPSARQALPVLVDLLHRAREQDVPVIYVNDNFGEWRSHHGEILQTALGGPHADLVEPLRPDDASLFVVKARHSIFYETPLAYLLAQLGVGHLVLCGQVTEQCVLYSALDAHIRHIDVTVPTDAVAHIHEPLARAALEMMRRNMGARTVEAGEIDFGSHGHG; this is encoded by the coding sequence ATGGGTACGTCACACGGACCGGGCAGGCCGGGGCGCGGCGGTGGCCCCGGCGGTACGGCGCTCGTCGTCATCGACATGATCAACACGTACGAGCACAAGGACGCCGAGGCGCTCCTGCCCTCCGCGCGGCAGGCGCTGCCGGTCCTGGTGGATCTGCTCCACCGGGCCAGGGAGCAGGACGTACCCGTCATCTACGTCAACGACAACTTCGGCGAGTGGCGGTCCCACCACGGCGAGATCCTGCAGACGGCGCTGGGCGGCCCCCACGCCGACCTGGTGGAACCGCTCCGCCCGGACGACGCGTCCCTGTTCGTGGTGAAGGCGCGGCACTCGATCTTCTACGAGACGCCGCTGGCCTATCTGCTGGCGCAGCTCGGCGTCGGGCACCTCGTGCTGTGCGGCCAGGTGACGGAGCAGTGCGTGCTGTACTCGGCGCTCGACGCCCACATCCGGCACATCGACGTGACGGTGCCGACGGACGCGGTGGCCCACATCCACGAGCCGCTGGCGCGGGCCGCCCTGGAGATGATGCGGCGGAACATGGGCGCCCGGACGGTGGAGGCCGGGGAGATCGACTTCGGCTCCCACGGCCACGGCTGA
- a CDS encoding LLM class F420-dependent oxidoreductase, with translation MVQIGYTMMTEQAGPRALVDHVVQAEEAGFDFSVTSDHYFPWLRSQGHSPHAWTVLGAAAQATSRIPLMTYVTCPTFRYHPAVVAQKAATLQLLSEGRFRLGLGSGENLNEHVVGGGWPSVDVRHEMLEEALHIIRALFEDGHVNHRGTHFDVESARLWDLPDEPPPIGIAVSGEQSCELAGRFADLVIATEPKADLLDAFDRHGGKGKPRVGQLPVCYDPDKEAAVRRAHDQFRWFGNGWKVNAELPHPDSFAAATQFVRPEDVADAIACGDDPDDFVAAVKPYADAGFTEIALVQIGGDSQPAFLDWSAKTLLPALREALG, from the coding sequence ATGGTGCAAATCGGATACACGATGATGACCGAGCAGGCGGGGCCGCGGGCCCTGGTGGACCACGTCGTCCAGGCCGAGGAAGCCGGTTTCGACTTCTCGGTGACGTCCGACCACTACTTCCCCTGGCTGCGCTCACAGGGCCATTCGCCCCACGCCTGGACTGTCCTCGGAGCGGCCGCCCAGGCGACCTCGCGCATCCCCCTGATGACGTACGTGACCTGCCCGACCTTCCGGTACCACCCGGCCGTCGTCGCCCAGAAGGCCGCCACACTGCAACTGCTGTCCGAGGGGAGGTTCCGGCTCGGGCTGGGGTCGGGCGAGAACCTCAACGAGCATGTGGTCGGCGGCGGCTGGCCCTCGGTCGACGTACGGCACGAGATGCTGGAGGAGGCCCTCCACATCATCCGGGCCCTCTTCGAGGACGGCCACGTCAACCACCGCGGCACCCACTTCGACGTGGAGTCCGCCCGCCTGTGGGACCTGCCCGACGAGCCGCCGCCCATCGGCATCGCCGTCTCGGGCGAACAGTCCTGCGAGCTGGCCGGGCGCTTCGCCGACCTCGTCATCGCCACGGAACCGAAGGCCGACCTGCTCGACGCCTTCGACCGGCACGGCGGCAAGGGCAAGCCGCGTGTGGGCCAGCTGCCGGTGTGCTACGACCCGGACAAGGAGGCGGCCGTACGCCGCGCGCACGACCAGTTCCGGTGGTTCGGCAACGGCTGGAAGGTCAACGCGGAGCTGCCCCACCCCGACTCCTTCGCCGCCGCCACCCAGTTCGTGAGGCCGGAGGACGTCGCGGACGCCATCGCGTGCGGTGACGACCCCGACGACTTCGTGGCCGCGGTCAAGCCGTACGCCGACGCCGGGTTCACCGAGATCGCCCTCGTACAGATCGGTGGCGACTCGCAGCCCGCCTTCCTGGACTGGTCGGCCAAGACGCTGCTGCCCGCGCTGCGCGAGGCCCTGGGCTGA